Proteins from a single region of Candidatus Micrarchaeum acidiphilum ARMAN-2:
- a CDS encoding peptidase U61 LD-carboxypeptidase A: MIVPRKLARGDKVAVIAPARSMSILNNETRRYATECLRRLGLEVEVSRHAEETDEFESSSVASRVEDLTRAFESKEIQGMLTVIGGFNSNELLDYIDFGLIAKNPKPLCGFSDITALQDAIFAKTGMVSYSGPHFTTFGMLKGNEYTIDYFKKCIMSEEPYDIVPSKEWSNDSWYKDQENRKFLRNEGYKVINKGSAEGTILGGNLCTFNLLQGTQYMPSLKDSILFLEDDEATNPVTFARDLQSVIQQPGFDGVRGIVIGRFELKSQMTQPLLEKIIKTKKELEGIPVISGADFGHTTPLVTFPIGGKAKISANESGVSIRITEH; the protein is encoded by the coding sequence ATGATAGTGCCTAGAAAGCTGGCAAGAGGGGACAAAGTCGCCGTTATAGCTCCTGCACGCAGCATGTCGATATTGAACAACGAAACCCGCAGATATGCAACCGAGTGCCTCAGGAGGCTAGGGCTCGAAGTAGAGGTATCCAGGCATGCAGAAGAAACAGACGAATTTGAGTCATCTTCCGTTGCGTCTAGGGTCGAGGATCTTACTAGGGCCTTTGAAAGTAAGGAGATACAAGGCATGCTTACCGTGATAGGCGGATTCAATAGCAACGAGCTTCTTGACTATATTGACTTTGGCCTGATTGCTAAGAATCCAAAGCCGCTATGCGGCTTTTCAGATATAACCGCACTGCAAGATGCAATATTCGCCAAAACCGGTATGGTTTCATATTCGGGCCCGCATTTTACCACATTTGGAATGCTAAAGGGTAATGAGTACACAATAGACTACTTCAAAAAATGCATAATGTCTGAAGAACCGTACGACATAGTGCCTTCAAAGGAGTGGAGCAACGACTCCTGGTACAAGGACCAGGAAAACAGGAAATTTCTCAGAAATGAAGGCTACAAGGTCATAAACAAAGGCTCTGCAGAAGGGACTATACTTGGGGGCAATCTGTGCACCTTTAACTTGCTCCAGGGAACGCAGTACATGCCGAGCCTAAAAGACTCCATACTTTTTCTTGAGGACGACGAGGCAACAAACCCAGTGACTTTTGCCAGGGACTTACAGTCTGTAATACAGCAGCCCGGGTTTGATGGCGTCAGAGGCATAGTGATAGGCAGGTTTGAACTCAAGAGCCAGATGACCCAGCCGCTTCTTGAAAAGATAATAAAGACAAAGAAGGAACTTGAAGGAATCCCCGTAATAAGCGGCGCGGACTTTGGACATACAACACCGCTTGTCACTTTTCCAATAGGCGGAAAGGCGAAGATTAGTGCCAATGAAAGCGGAGTGTCTATACGGATAACAGAGCACTAG
- a CDS encoding phospho-2-dehydro-3-deoxyheptonate aldolase, giving the protein MITPAALKQEVPLTSRGRETVARGRYDVIESIHGRDKRIVLVVGQCSIHDVASDAEYSKRLLSLSKAVDDVFIIVKRVYFEKPRTTVGWKGLIYDPNLDGTENINKGLRLAREILVRNAEMGLLSGTEFLDPFVPQYLGGTISWAAIGARTVQSSVHRQMASGLSMPIGFKNSTQGDITVAMHAVIAASKPQWFLGIDQNGTVSAVTTKGNSNTHIILRGGDNGPNYDAASVEKAQVILKENGLSDTLMVDCSHGNSNKDYRMQSKVFKDVIGQILRGNTGIRGLMLESNINEGSQPIPKRAKDLKYGVSVTDSCIGWEETEKLILDAHRLLRK; this is encoded by the coding sequence TTGATAACCCCTGCGGCATTAAAGCAGGAGGTGCCCCTGACCAGCCGCGGTAGGGAAACCGTCGCGCGTGGAAGGTACGATGTCATAGAATCAATACATGGAAGGGACAAAAGAATAGTCCTTGTAGTGGGCCAGTGTTCCATACACGATGTGGCGTCGGATGCGGAGTACTCCAAGAGGCTGCTCTCCCTGAGCAAGGCTGTCGATGACGTTTTCATAATAGTAAAGCGCGTATATTTCGAAAAGCCGAGGACAACTGTGGGGTGGAAAGGGCTCATATACGATCCTAACCTTGACGGCACGGAGAATATCAATAAAGGGCTCAGGCTTGCCAGGGAAATACTGGTGAGGAATGCGGAGATGGGACTCCTCTCTGGAACGGAATTCTTGGACCCGTTTGTACCACAATATCTCGGCGGCACCATCTCATGGGCTGCGATAGGCGCAAGAACCGTGCAATCCTCTGTGCATCGCCAGATGGCATCGGGACTCTCCATGCCGATAGGGTTCAAAAACAGCACGCAGGGAGATATTACAGTAGCAATGCACGCAGTAATTGCCGCATCCAAACCCCAATGGTTTTTAGGAATAGACCAGAACGGGACGGTATCTGCAGTAACTACCAAAGGGAACTCCAACACCCACATAATACTGAGGGGTGGAGACAACGGGCCGAATTACGACGCTGCGAGTGTAGAGAAGGCGCAGGTAATACTCAAGGAAAACGGGCTAAGCGACACGCTAATGGTCGACTGCTCCCATGGAAATTCAAACAAGGACTATAGGATGCAGTCTAAGGTTTTTAAAGATGTAATCGGGCAGATACTCCGGGGCAACACCGGCATAAGGGGGCTCATGCTCGAGTCGAACATAAATGAGGGATCGCAACCAATTCCTAAGCGTGCAAAGGACCTCAAGTATGGCGTCTCGGTGACGGATTCATGCATAGGGTGGGAAGAGACTGAGAAATTGATTCTCGATGCGCATAGGCTGCTCAGAAAGTAA
- a CDS encoding band 7 protein, whose amino-acid sequence MENQIYLYKSTQGMHGNSVLTLFLGVIISAIFAALGYLATLSYEVAAGLFVFILIIYVGLSIKILPEWKRAPILTLGKYKGTYGPGLFFIMPLVQSMPYKFDLRTFSASFSAEKTLTQDNVSVDVEAIMFTRIENPESTALQVNNVDQAVSLAAQTALRDVIGKVNLSNMIIGRSEIASQVKTLIDQRVTPWGVNVISVEIRDVKIPDDLQDAMAKVAIASRERDARVILAESEKLAATNMVAAAHAYNSNVYAMQLRALNMLYEIGISGKNHLIFIPTESRGLGIPTPIGVLGIDKLTGIGNVGDDTSKSGDNAAQPSSSAPASADMGSIVGETERPQPQQDSQAKQQGKKAQKAAKGMSVKQDADDDSGSGSDTVTLSKSQPK is encoded by the coding sequence ATGGAAAATCAGATTTACTTGTACAAAAGCACGCAGGGAATGCACGGCAACTCCGTTCTTACACTATTTCTGGGGGTAATAATATCCGCCATATTTGCTGCCCTTGGATACTTGGCAACCCTCAGCTACGAGGTCGCTGCGGGGCTGTTCGTCTTCATACTTATAATATATGTGGGCCTGAGCATAAAGATACTGCCGGAGTGGAAAAGGGCGCCAATCCTCACTCTTGGAAAGTACAAGGGCACCTACGGCCCAGGGCTTTTCTTCATAATGCCTTTGGTTCAGAGCATGCCCTATAAGTTCGACCTTAGGACCTTCTCGGCATCGTTCTCTGCGGAGAAGACACTGACGCAGGACAATGTCAGCGTCGATGTCGAAGCCATAATGTTCACAAGGATCGAGAATCCGGAAAGCACAGCGCTTCAGGTAAACAATGTAGATCAGGCTGTTTCCCTTGCAGCTCAGACTGCGCTCAGGGATGTCATCGGAAAAGTGAACCTCAGCAACATGATAATAGGCAGGAGCGAAATAGCCTCGCAGGTCAAGACGCTTATAGACCAGAGGGTTACGCCCTGGGGCGTCAACGTCATATCTGTTGAAATACGTGATGTAAAGATACCTGACGACCTGCAAGACGCAATGGCTAAGGTGGCCATAGCATCAAGGGAGCGCGATGCTAGGGTGATACTTGCGGAATCTGAAAAGCTTGCTGCTACCAACATGGTTGCGGCTGCACATGCATACAACTCCAATGTCTACGCAATGCAGCTAAGGGCCCTTAACATGCTGTACGAAATAGGCATAAGCGGCAAGAACCACCTGATATTCATCCCGACGGAGTCTAGAGGACTAGGCATACCGACTCCGATAGGCGTGCTCGGCATAGACAAGCTTACCGGAATTGGAAATGTCGGCGATGACACATCAAAGAGCGGCGACAACGCCGCACAGCCCAGCAGCAGCGCTCCAGCATCTGCTGACATGGGCTCAATAGTGGGAGAGACTGAGAGGCCGCAGCCTCAACAGGACAGCCAGGCAAAGCAGCAGGGCAAAAAGGCCCAAAAGGCCGCCAAGGGCATGTCCGTCAAGCAAGACGCCGATGACGATTCAGGAAGCGGCAGTGACACAGTCACGCTATCAAAGAGCCAGCCGAAATAG
- a CDS encoding Chlorite dismutase, with protein sequence MPLSARLSGFLIPTNMSSMFFPPKPGTAVLPTCSMAAKSPLMHLESRAFSVLKVLAYAVLAFLNTYFFFPGIYLWCLGLTIKPSPSCRNNSFGILLYLCSPHGTRHKLAAAAVFIFYVRIVYGVSLNELTSMVISFSLGSRWWSTGRSERAKKLEKISKWAESWKKSGGARFNIYESLRNDCDIIFWFMAEDPATVSDARFYIEKELAGFAKPRHGMLSVFKDARKRSTTSEYKYFVAYPMSKDPSWYLLPEAERKSIIAAHVKIAIESSNNYGVISYTTESFGIGDWEFVVIYELRNIAKWVAVTEELRHAEARKWIRNETPILTGIKRIDGLIS encoded by the coding sequence ATGCCCTTAAGTGCCCGTCTATCTGGTTTTTTAATCCCTACTAATATGTCAAGTATGTTCTTTCCGCCCAAACCAGGAACTGCGGTGCTGCCCACGTGCTCTATGGCTGCCAAATCGCCCTTGATGCACTTGGAAAGCCGCGCCTTCTCAGTTTTAAAGGTCTTGGCATATGCAGTGCTGGCCTTCCTGAATACATACTTTTTCTTTCCTGGTATATACCTGTGGTGCTTGGGTTTGACCATAAAACCATCGCCTTCTTGCAGAAACAATTCGTTTGGCATCTTATTATATTTATGCTCGCCGCATGGCACGCGGCACAAGCTTGCAGCTGCTGCCGTATTTATATTTTACGTGAGAATTGTCTACGGTGTAAGCTTGAACGAACTTACCTCCATGGTGATTTCTTTTTCGCTGGGCAGCCGCTGGTGGTCAACCGGAAGGTCTGAGAGGGCAAAAAAACTCGAAAAGATATCCAAGTGGGCGGAATCATGGAAGAAAAGCGGAGGCGCGCGCTTTAATATTTATGAATCCCTGAGGAACGACTGCGACATCATTTTCTGGTTCATGGCCGAGGATCCCGCGACCGTGTCGGATGCAAGGTTCTATATTGAAAAGGAGCTTGCGGGTTTTGCCAAGCCGCGGCACGGCATGCTTTCAGTCTTCAAAGACGCCAGGAAGCGCAGCACAACCAGCGAGTACAAGTATTTCGTTGCGTATCCTATGTCTAAGGATCCGAGCTGGTACCTTCTACCTGAGGCTGAAAGGAAAAGCATAATTGCAGCACATGTGAAAATTGCAATTGAAAGCAGCAACAATTATGGAGTTATATCTTACACCACCGAATCGTTCGGCATAGGAGACTGGGAATTCGTAGTAATATACGAGCTACGCAATATAGCAAAGTGGGTCGCAGTTACTGAAGAACTCAGGCACGCCGAAGCAAGAAAGTGGATAAGGAATGAAACTCCTATATTGACCGGGATAAAAAGAATTGACGGGCTCATCTCATGA
- a CDS encoding Ferrochelatase, whose product MTDGIMLMAYGTPPGIDGVEEYYTNILRGKKPPPEQLKRLIERYRAIGGRSPLLEVTFSQAKKLQRMMSETGKAAEVFVGMKYSRPYILDSLKSAADAGIERLACVPVAPFYSKISAESYFGMVDAAAASIGWKPEIFKVNSWSAEPGLIKAWQNEISKLGIDDSYMLLFTAHSMPVTPEDDLAVYTDQILEACAKVQAQFGNSWTLCFQSAADMPGRWIGPSAEQKVAELAESGIKNLAIIPIGFVTDNLETMYDAGIVLGSLCKSKGINFKVSKMPNDSDEIVKALFEASSRALGY is encoded by the coding sequence ATGACTGATGGAATAATGCTGATGGCTTATGGCACTCCGCCGGGCATCGACGGGGTCGAAGAATACTATACAAACATACTCCGGGGCAAAAAGCCGCCACCAGAGCAGCTCAAAAGGCTGATCGAAAGATACAGGGCTATAGGCGGCAGATCCCCGCTCCTTGAAGTAACCTTCAGCCAGGCAAAAAAATTGCAGCGCATGATGTCTGAGACCGGGAAAGCCGCAGAGGTGTTTGTGGGGATGAAGTATTCAAGGCCCTACATACTAGATTCGCTAAAATCCGCTGCAGATGCGGGCATAGAAAGGCTAGCGTGCGTGCCTGTGGCCCCCTTCTACTCAAAGATAAGTGCCGAAAGCTACTTTGGCATGGTCGATGCTGCAGCTGCGTCTATAGGATGGAAACCGGAGATCTTCAAGGTTAATTCGTGGAGCGCGGAGCCCGGACTTATAAAGGCTTGGCAGAACGAAATCTCCAAACTTGGAATAGATGACAGCTATATGCTGCTGTTTACTGCGCACAGCATGCCTGTGACGCCGGAAGACGATCTTGCAGTATACACAGATCAGATTCTGGAGGCATGTGCAAAGGTGCAGGCGCAGTTCGGCAACAGCTGGACCCTTTGCTTCCAGAGTGCGGCAGACATGCCGGGCCGCTGGATAGGGCCTTCGGCAGAGCAGAAAGTAGCCGAACTGGCTGAATCCGGCATCAAGAATCTGGCAATAATACCGATAGGATTCGTAACTGACAACCTCGAAACAATGTACGACGCCGGAATCGTATTGGGATCGCTCTGCAAAAGCAAAGGCATAAACTTCAAGGTTTCCAAAATGCCGAACGATTCTGATGAAATAGTGAAAGCGCTTTTCGAAGCCAGTTCAAGGGCTCTGGGCTACTGA